CAGCATTCAATCTGAACCAAGATCAAATTCTCAAAAAAAATTTAATCTGTAAAAAAACTCTTATTCTTTGACAGGCTTAGAGCAGTTAAAACTGCTCTATTTTGCACAAGCTTCTTTTGCTTGCACGTCACTTCTACTCTACTGTCAAAACATCTTATGCGGCTCTAACAGACCACATTGTTTCTTTGAAGACGATAAGTCATTCAAGGAAGCCAACACCATACAAAATGGTCTTCTTTTTGTGCAACGCTTTTTGAAAAAAAAGAAAAAAAATCTCTTTTTCCTCTATGGAAATCAGGAAAAGAGAAGATAGCAGCCCATGCCGGCAAGGTACCCAACCAGGACCGGAATAGTGGCTTTTTTGGCGTATGTGAAGAAGTGGATCTTCTCCATTCCCATCAGGGCTATCCCTGAGGCGGAGCCGATGATGAGAAGACTTCCCCCTGTACCTGCGGCATATGCGATCATGTGCCATAGAGAGGAGTCCATGGGGAATTCAGAAAGAGGGTACATCCCCATCGTTGCGGCAACGAGGGGTACGTTATCGATAAAAGCAGAGATGATACCGATAAGAGTGGCAAGCGTAGCTTGGCTCTGAATGACTCCGCTGAGGTAATGGGCAAGCCTATCCAGCAGTCCAGCGGTCTCTAAGGCGTTCATCGAGAGCAGGATCCCCAAGAAAAAGAGGACGCTAGAAGTGTCGATCTTCGTGAGGATAAAGGGAACGCGGAGGTGGTGGCGCTTCTCATGGTGATTGTGGTGTAAAATATCTGTTACTAGCCAGAGGACCGCAAGAGAGATGAGCATGCCCATGAATGGAGGTAGGCCCGTCCAAGCTTTGAAAATCGGAACGAAGATAAGCCCGCAAACTCCTAGATAAAAAATTAGGCGTCCATAGGGCTCTTCGTGAGACTTGTGCGACTCTTCAACAATTTTTGTGAACTTTCCCTTCTCTGTAAAAGAGAAAATAGCAAGCGGAACCAGCAGAGAGATGATGCTCGGCAAGAAGAGCGCTTTAATGACTGCAATGCTCGAGAGCTGGCCGTCGATCCAGAGCATCGTGGTGGTGATATCCCCGATCGGCGTCCACGCGCCCCCTGCGTTTGCTGCGATGACGATGATACAGGCGGGAACGATTCTCTCTTCGAGACGCGGAATCATCTTGCGGAGCAAGGAGATCATCAAAATCGTGGTGGTCAAGTTATCCAGGATAGAGGAGAGAAAAAAGGAGAAAATTGCCACGGTCCAGAGCATCTTTCGCTTTGATGGGGAGTAGATCGAGTCTGTAATGATCTTAAAACCTTTATGAGAGTCGACGAGCTCGACAAGGGTCATTGCACCGAGAAGGAAGAAGATGATCTGTGACGCTTTGGAGACGTGAATAGTGAGCTCGCCCAGCATCTCATTCGGGGGACCATTTGCCCATGTGAAGTAGATCATCCAGCAGGCTACTGCGAGGAAGAGGGAAACTGCAGTCTTATTAACTTTGACGTAGAACTCGAAGATCATCAGGAGGTAGCCGACAATGAAAACACCGACGAGAAAGCCTAGCGGAATACCCATGAGATCCATAATTCAGCTCCTATTTAAAAACCAACCAAAATTGAGGAATAAGAAAGGCGCACACAAGCACTACAGCTATCAGCAGAGGAGCGCGCACTTTCACTTTAACTCTCTCACGACTTCTTACATTCAGTGAAGAAAAAATGACAGCAAGAAGTGAAATTGCCACTGCAGCAATCGTCACATCAGCTCTTGGCATCGCTCGCTGAAGTGCTGCGACTGCAAAAGGAAAAGAGGTTAAAAGCACAAAGACGGGAGGAAGAATAAGCGCAACGAGATAGATCGCCCCAAGCAGAAATGCGACGAGAAGAAATGGGCTGGTTCCGATCATCCAGGAGAGAATGTTTCCAACTTGTGCGGGCAGAAGGGTCTGTTGCAGTGCTGCAGCGAAAAGAACTCCGCTTAAAGCGTAACTCCAAAAAGAGTCGTGAAGCAGTGGAGGAAGATCTTTAACTCTCCTAATTCGAATAGTTCGATCGAAGAGAGGTTCTTTGAGAGTGTAGGCTAGAGCAAAAAGAAAGACTGCTGTGAGCTGCGCACCGCTTGTGAGTGTGTACATGAACTCTTTTGCAGGTGTAATTCCCAAGAGTAGAGTGAAGGCGCCGCCGATTAGAAATATGAGGTCTTTTGGCACGCTTCTGCGGGTAAATGAAGCGATAAAAATAGTGGAAAAAATGAATAGAAGCTTTGCTGTCTTTAAATCCATTTGGTCGTCGTGCTCAAAAGTTATGCAAGTCCGGCCTGAACGACATCATGCATACGTATGATCCCTACAACTCTCTCATCATCGACGACTGGAACGACCATGACCCACTTCTTTGGATCTTTCTGCATGATCTTCACAGCATCCCATGCGAGGATGTTCTGAGGGACGCGGATCGCGGCTGCTGTCATCAGGCTCTGCATTTTCCTTTCTAACACATTTGCCCCCTGACTTTGCAAGGCCCGTCTTAAATCTCCGTCAGTAAAAATTCCGAGCAGCTTCTTTTTCTCATCGACAACAAGGAGACAGCCGCACTGTTTATTAGACAGCTCAACGAGGGTATCGACCAGACGATCATCGGGGCCACACAACGGGACCTTCCCCTCTTTAATCATGATATCATTCACTGAAAGGGTGGCCTTTTTGCCGATATTGCCCGAGGGATGGTTGAGGGCGTACTCATTCAATGAGAACTCTTTGGCCTTCATCATTGCGATGGCGAGGGCGTCGCCAAAAATAAGTTGGACTTCAGTCGAGGTGGTGGGAGCCAAGTCAAATGGACAGAGCTCTTTTTCGACGGGCAGAGAGATGCTTAGATCGGATTCTCTGGCAAGTCGGCTATGCGGATTCGATACAATAGAGAGGAGTTTAACTCCGCGTCGTCTTGCAAAGGGCAGGAGCGTTAGAAGCTCTTCTGTCTCTCCGCTCTTGCTGATGAGGATGAGCATATCATCAGATGTCATCATCCCGAGGTCGCCATGGAGAAAATTAGTAGGAGGCAGGTGCAGCGCCTTTGTGCCTGTTGAGACGAGTGTGGTTGCAATCTTCTCGGCGATGATGCCGCTCTTGCCTACTCCTGTAAATACGATCAGGCCTCTGCATTGAAGACACGCATCCAAAAAGGCTTGAGCCTGTTCTGCATCGATCTGATCGAAAAAGGTGTTTAGGTAGCGGCGCTGCTCGTTAAAAAGTTCTTTTATCATAATCTGTAGACTATAGTCCTTTTCCAAATTTGCTTGAAGTCTTCAAAAAAATCGCATAGAAGAAGGAATATCACAATTCACAAAAAAATTTTATGACAGAAGCAAAAGTCCCTATCGCAGTTGCCCGTGGAGATGGAATCGGCCCAGAGATCATGGAGGCGACCCTACATATTCTAGAAGAAGCTGGGGCCGCTATCGAAATCCATGAGGTGGAGATCGGAGAAAAGGTCTATTTAAAGGGCTCCCCTACGGGAATCGAACCGGCAACTTGGGAGACGATTCGCAGGACTAAGGCCTTTCTAAAGGCGCCTATCACAACCCCTCAGGGCGGGGGCTTTAAAAGTCTCAATGTGACGATCAGAACGAGCTTGGGGCTTTTTGCAAATGTCCGCCCCTGCGTCTCCTACTCCCCTTACGTTCAGACAAAACACCCCAACATGGATCTGGTGATCATCCGCGAAAACGAGGAGGACCTCTACGCTGGCATTGAGTATCGACAGACTCCAAATGTCTCCTGCTCTATCAAGTTAATTTCAAGAGCAGGTTCTGAAAAGATCGTGCGCTACGCTTTCGAGTATGCTAGGCGCTACAATCGCAAGAAGGTGACCTGCTTCACTAAAGATAATATTATGAAGTTTTCCGATGGTCTCTTTCACAAAGTTTTCGATGAGATTGCAGCGGAGTACCCAGATATCGTGAACGAGCACTGGATTGTAGATATCGGCGCGGCCAAAATGGCCGATACTCCTGAAGCCTTTGATGTGATCGTTCTTCCAAATCTCTACGGAGATATTCTTTCGGATGTTGCAGCCCAAATTTCTGGATCTGTAGGTCTTGCGGGCTCGGCAAATATCGGCGATTTCGGCGCGATGTTTGAAGCGATTCACGGTTCGGCTCCACGCCGGGCTGGGCAGAATGTGGCTAACCCCTCAGGCCTCCTGCTGGGATCTGTGCTCATGCTTCAACACATTGGACAGCCACACGTTGCAGCGCGCATACATAACGCTTGGCTAAAGACGATAGAAGAGGGAGTTCACACCTACGACATCTTTAAAGAGAAGACGAGCAAGCTAAAAGTGGGAACTAAAGAGTTCGCTCAGGCTGTGGCGCGCAATCTGGGGAAAAAGCCAGAGAAGCTGAAACCTGTGGCCTACGAGATGAGCCCGAAAGTGACAACGCTTCACGTCTCTAAGAGCGAGGAGTCAAAAAGGGAGCTGGTGGGCGTGGATGTCTTTATCTATTCTAACGATCCAGCTCAGACCTTTTATAAAAAGCTGGTGCCAGTCGATGTCTCTCCACTGCTGCTCAATATGATTAGCAATCGAGGAGCGCGCATCTGGCCAGAAGGACAGCCCGAGACCTTCTGCATCGAACAGTACCGCTGCCGGTTTATGCATAAAATGAAAAACCATAAGGTGGGCTCGGACGAGATCGTAGAGCTTCTAAAAAAGCTCCACTTCCTCGGCCATGACATCATCAAGACCGAGTACCTCTACACCTTCGACGGCACCCCAGGCTTCTCTTCCGCCCAAGGATGAGAAGTGCACAAGAAGAATTAAGATCGGGCACCGGCACGGGCACGCACACGTTCACGAAAGAGAAGAATAAGATCGAGCACGAAAGAGGGAGAGAGAGAGAGTCCTTTCCTATCCTTCGTGAACGAGCCCGTGTGCGTGCCCGTGCCCGATCTCCTGTTTTCTCTTCAGAGGGAGAGGTTGGTCTCGATCTGCTTTTTGAGGGCGCTTAAGAAGCCGCAGCCGTAGATGCCATCGAGGACGCGATGGTCGAACGTGAGCGAGACGTACATCAACGAGCGCACCGCGAGAAGGTCATCTTCAAGAGGGACGACCTGCTTGCAAGCGGCGCCGATTCCCACAATTGCAACCTCTGGATAGCGGATGATCGGAATTCCGATCTGAACGCCGGTCATGCCAAAGTTGGTAAGGGTGATCGTTCCCCCTGCACCTGAATCGGGAGCGAGCTTGCCAGAACGAGCTGCGGCAGAGAGGTCGCCAATTGCTTTTGCAAGTTCAGGGATCTCCATCTTCTGACTCTGTTTAATCACGGGCACCATGAGCCCCTGGTCTATACTTACGGCAATTCCTAAGTTCACAAAGTGCTTCACGACAATCGTATCTTTTTCAAGAGAGGAGTTGATGAGAGGATACTCTTGGAGCGCCTTCGCAATCGCTCGTGCGACAAAAGCAGTGAGTGTGAGCTTGGCGCCATGTTTAGCCTGGAAGCTCTCTTTCTCTTTCTGAATGAGTTTCAAGACATCGGTTACATCAACTTGCGTCACAAGGGTCGCATGAGGCGCTTCATAGAATGAGCGCACCATATTGTCGGCAATAGCCTTCCTCATGCCGCTCATCTTTAAATGTTCAACTTCTCCGGATGGAGGAGTTGGAGCGCACGCCTGTTTCGCTGCAGCAGCTGCTGGGCAGCTCTTCTTCTCTGCGTAACTTTCTAGGTCGCGTTTAGTGATTCTTCCCCCCTCTCCGGTGCCTGGAAGCTTCTGGAGCACATCTAGAGAAATCCCCTTCTCGGCAGCAAGGCGCAGAAGCGCTGGAGAGAAGAAGCCCTGCATCTCTGTGGAGGTAGAACTCTCTTCAACGCGTTTTTGAGCGGGCATCTCAACGCTCTTCTGAGCAGAGCTGCTTCCGCTTTTAACTACAATTGCAAGAGCCTCTCCTACGGAGAGCTCCTGATCGGGCTGCGCGAGAATCTCAGTGAGGATACCGGCTACGGGTGAGGGGATCTCGCTGTTAACCTTGTCGGTTGAAACTTCAAGGAGGGGTTCATCCAGCTGGACGGTGTCGCCCACCTTCTTAAACCACTGCACAATTGTCGCACTGACGATGCTCTCGCCAAGTTTTGGTAGAGCAATTTTATATTCTTCACTCATGGGCTTCTCTCACTATTTTTTTTATACATTCTTGCCAATCTGCCTGACCTGCGGTCCACTGGATCTCCACCTCAAGACTCTTGATGGGAAGCGAGAGTTCGAGAGCTCGCGGGAGCTTCACCGCATCTTTTTCTGTGCAGACAAGAAGATCGGCTCCTCTCTGTTTGCAGCGCTCTGCAAAGGCTTTAAGCTGTCTTTCGTCAAATGGTCTATGGTCTAAAGCGATCAGATCGTCGATGATGGTGCAGCCTGCCAGGCGAAGCAGCTCGAGGAAGCGCTCTGGACGGCCAAGAGCACAAAAAGCTCCTACCTTCTTTCCCTTTAAAAACTCCGTCTCTTTAAAGCTGTAGCGCATCGCCGCAACTGGCGCAGAGGTGTAGGGGGCGAGCTGCCTTAAACACCTGCCATAATGGATCGTATCGTAGACGTGATTGATGACGATGAGATCGGCCTGCTTCAATCTTTTGGGATCGTCGCGTAGAAGCCCTTTTGGGAGGAAGGCCCCTTTTGCAAAGAGATCTTTTCCATCTAGAATGACGATCTCGAAATCTCGCTCAAGGGCTCGATACTGCATTCCATCATCGAGAAGGAGAAGCGTTGCGTTTTTTTGCGCTGCAAGCTCGGCGGATCTCACACGATCCTTGCCAACCCAGACAGAGGCCTCTGGAAGTTTGTGCGATAGCCAGAAGGGCTCATCGCCATACCTCTTTGCTTCGGCCGGTTCAAGGGCGCTGATATTTAAAGAATTTCCTTTAAGATCGCCGCGGTATCCCCTAGTGAGAATAGCCACCCTCTTCTCGGCTCCCAGCTCTTTGGCAAGGAGGTGAATCAGGGGAGTCTTCCCGGTTCCGCCTGCTGCAATGTTGCCGATGCTGACCACAGGAAGGCTGGCCCTGACCCTTTTAAAAATTCTCTTGTCGTATCCCCAGTTGCGCGCACGCACAGCTGTCTGAAAAAAAGTGCTGAGGATAGAGAGGACCCCTCTTGTTAAAGGAGCGGGCCTCCGCTCTTCGATCACATCTAAAATATATTTTTCAATCTGCTCTTTCATGAGGGGACCCATGATCCCCCATTTCCCCTTTTTTGAACAGCTAGGCCTACATAACCACGCAGGCGCCGCTGGCCTCTGCCGAAGCTTCTGCCGGTTTTGCCGCCACTTGGACTCGAACTGCAGGCTCAGGATCAGCGTGTTTCTCATCAACACTTCTAGAAACGGCGCTGCTCAGCTGCACGGCGGGTGAGTGGACGCGGACTGCTGGCTCCGGTTCTGCAGCAGGTGGAGCCGCTGCCATGAGAGGTGCAGCCTGACCACTTTGACCTGAGGCTGTTGGAGATTCTGGAGCAACTGCAGCGGTAGCTACAGGTTCATCGTAGAGTTCCAGCTCAAAAGCGTGGTCTTCTTCTGTTGGTTCAGGTTGAGTTTCGGATTGAGCTACGTGTTTTTTATCGCCCTGCTCATCTGTTCGAGCTGCTGCGGCTCCTGCCGACTCGCCCATCTTTTCTTCTTCCTGAACATGCATTTTAAAGGGCAGCGCTCCCTCATCAGCTCCAGCATTTTCAACAGCCAGTTCGAATCTCGCTCCCGCTGCTTCAGGCTCTGCGACTGACTGCTGGCTCTCTTGGACACTATGAAGCTCGGCCTGAGACGGTGGTGCGACGCCTTGCGAAGGAGCAGGTAGAACCAGCCCCTCCTTTATCAGTGCTTGTCTTACCGCGCTCAGATCGGTTTTAGATGATTGTGAAGTATGCCTAAAACTTGCAGGAAGTGTCTGATGCCTGTTAGCAAAATTAACAAGTCTCTCCGCTTTAAAGCTCTTGCGGTACTTTTCAGGAAAACCGGACATTACTCGTCTTACTCTACTATCCAATTCGCTTCCGGTTCCTTTCAGTTGAGTGGGCATAGCTTTGAATATTTTTATGAGTCCCTCGGCACTACCAATCTCACTAGTTGCGAGATGAATAATTAGCCTTAATCTCATGATGTTGTGATTATGTCGATAGATCGCAGTTTGTATCTTCTCTTTGCCAACACCAGAAGCTTTTTCTAAGGTGATTAGACCGAATGCTGCTGCAGTAAATGCAATCCCCTTGTCGCCCTCTTGAGCCTGATAGAGGCCAAGTCCGGCGCCAGCTCCTGCTGCCAGATACAGCACAGGGCTCACTACGTAATAGAGTGCCTTTTCAACCGATAGGTAGGAGTAAGAAGAGCAGCAGGTAAGTTTTCTATTGTGTTGCTCATCCAATCTTTTCTGTGCAGTCTCTTTAGCTCTCTGAATCTCTTTAAGCTGAGTCTCGCAAAGACGAATACTGACAGCAAGGTCCACAAGTTCTGGATCTGTCTCTAAATTTTTTCCGACCCGACTTGCGATAGCATCAACAGCGCCTGCGGCTTCTTCAACGTTTTTGCCAAGTAGACTAACCTCTAGATCATCCCAGCGAGCGGCTGGATTTTCTGCGAATCCAAAAGAGCAGCAAGAAGCGACTTCTGCACAGCAAGAAGATTTGCATCCTGGTGGACAGGATGGCAATGAACAAGACGTCTTACATGAAACGGAACTACAGCATCCTGACATTTTGGCTCCTCCAATTGGAAATGAGGAGAGATGTTAAGACAAGTTTTTACTTAAATTCAAGAAATTACTGAGACTCTGCGCCCGCGTAAGCAAAGAGATGCTTTTCGACCATCTCTATGATGATGTGGATGGCGGTCATGTGCGCCTCTTGGATGCGATCGCTGTAGGTGAAGCCGCTGACTTGAAGCTCGAGGTCGCTCTGACCTCTGAGTTTACCGCCGCTCTTTCCGAGAAAGGAGATCGTTTTAAGGCCGCGAGCTCGTGCGAAGGGAACTGCTGTGACCAGGTTGGCGGAGTTGCCGCTTGTGGTGAGTGCGATGAAGACATCTCCCTCTTGGCCGAGGGCCTCGATCGAACGGGAGAAGACATCTTCGTAGCCGAGATCGTTGGCGACGCAGCTGATGTGGCCGGGGCAAGAGAGGGCGATTGCGGGAAGGGCTGGGCGCTTATGTCTGAAGACACCGGTGAGCTCTTCGGCAAAGTGCATCGCATCGCAGAGGCTTCCGCCGTTTCCTGCGATGAGAATCTTCTTCCCCTTCCTAAAACAGTCGCTGATCATCTCGGCAGCGCTCTCCATAAAGGCGAGGCTGCTGGGCTGTTTCAGAAATTCGATGGCGCGCACGCCATCTTCAACTGCTTGTAAAATCTGGTCTTTCATCTTGCAATCCTGGAGGAGAAGTCCCTATGATTACCGATGAGAAGGTTTTTTGACCAGAGAACAAAAAGATGCGAATTGCAATTGTCGGCGCAACAGGCGCAGTGGGCCGCGAGATGGTGCAGGTCCTTGAGAAGAGAGGGTTTCCGGTACGCTCACTTAGGCTCTTCGCCTCTCCTCGCTCGAGAGGAGTTCTTATCCCTTTCCGCGGAGAAATGGTCGCAGTTGAAGAGTTAAAGCCGGGCTGCTTTGCGGGAATCGATATCGCGCTTTTTAGCGCTGGCAAGAGGATCTCGCTCGAGTGGGCAGCAGAGGTCAAAAAGGCTGGTGCGCTGATGGTCGACAATAGCTCCGCCTTCCGCGAAGATCCTAAAGTGCCTCTCATCATCCCTGAAATTAATAGCCGCGCCTTTCAATCTCACGAGGGGATCGTCTCATGCCCCAACTGCACTACAGCGATCATGCTGATGGCGCTCGCTCCCCTTCACCAGAGAGTCGCGATTAAACGAATTGTCGCCTCCACCTATCAGGCAGCGAGCGGAGCAGGAGCAGTTGCGATGGAGGAGCTCCGCGAAGAGACGCGCGCGCATCTCGAGGGGAGACCTTTCGAGAGAACAGCGATGCCCTTCCCCTATGCGTTCAACCTTTTCACACACAACTCCCCTCTCTGCGAAGGTGGACACGTCGATGAGGAGGTGAAGATGGTTCGGGAGACGAAGAAGATCTTGGGATCCCCCTCCATTCAGGTGAGTGCGACCTGCGTGCGAGTCCCCGTGCTGAGAGCACACTCGATCTCTCTAAATGTGGAGTTCACGAGTCGTCTTACCAGTGAAGAGGCGTATAAAATTTTAGAAAAGAGCCCTGGCGTCTCGATCTTAGAAGAGAAGGGCAGAAATCGCTTTCCAATGCCGATCGACGCCTCCGGGCAAGATGCGATCCTTTGCGGACGCATCCGCGAAGACTCAACCCAGCCCAACACCCTCAACCTCTGGGTCGTCGGCGACCAGCTCCTCAAAGGCGCCGCCCTCAACAGCATCCAGATCGCCGAGTTACTAATCCTCTAGACAGATTGTTTTTTTATTCGGTGTACGTTTACCAGGAGAGATATGTCGGGTAGGCCAGGGGAAAGCTTCGCTTTCTCTCGGGGCCTCCCTGCGACCCTCTTGCGCTGCATGCAAAAGAAGGGGATCGGGCACCGGCACGGGCACGCACACGTTCACGAAAGAAAGACGGGAGAGGAGAATCGGACACGCTCTTCCGCGACCCCTCTCTTTCTCTCTTTCGTGAACGTGCCCGTGTGCGTGCCCGCGCCCGATCTTCTCTCCCTTCTCTTTATCTACAACTGCGACTGGACGCGAAAGGGGCCCCGCACCCGAGACGTTAGTCCGGCGGGGAATGAGCGCCTCGAGCAGCCCTTCGATGCATATCGCACAGCAAAATTGCACCCGCAGGAGAGCGCGGCGAGCGCGTTGGGGGGTCGTACAGAGGTACGCCCCTTCTCCGAGGACGCGATTTGGCAAAGCGAGATGCAGCGCAAGAGGGTCGCAGGGAGGCCCCTAGAGAAAGCGCAGCTTTCCCTTGGCCTACCCGACATGTCTCTCCTGCTATTATCACTTCATAAAACTAACAAAAAACTGAAAGCGCGAGGTGGGGGGGGAGGGAGAAGGAGAGGGGGGCTTTGGTGACGGGATGGGTGAGTTCGAGGAGGATGTGCTGGAGGGCGATTGCTTGAGTGTTGGGAGGGCCGAAGGGCTTCTGGCTTCCATACTTTCGATCGCCGATGATGGGACAGCCGATGGCTGCGAATTGAGCGCGTATCTGGTGGTAGCGGCCCGTTTCTAGATCTATCTCCACAATTTGAGGAGCAACCTGTTTATAGGTTAGGATCGCCTTCTTAGCTTCTGCGTTCTCTTTTGAAGCGACGCGTGCGCGGAAATCATCGTGAATGAGGTAGTGCTCGAGCCTTCCCTCTTGGGCGGGAACTCTTCCTTCGACGTGAGCGAGGTACCTCTTCTGAATCGTGCGCTCTCTCATCATCTCATTAAGCCTAGATAGAGCCTTGCTCGAGCGCGCAAAGAGTACGAGTCCACTTACAGGCTTATCCAGTCGGTGGATAGCAGCGAGAAAGACGTTTCCCTCCTTCTTCATCTCCGCCTTTAACCACATTTTTGCCCACTCCTCCAAATTCCTCCCGCCATCTCCAGAAGCTGGCTGCGTGGCAAGACCTGCGGGCTTGAAGGCGACAAAGAGGTGGTTGTCAAAAAAGAGGACGGCTGGGTTCATCTTCTTCTCTGCCTGAGAACTTCGTAAAGGAGGAGCGTTGCGGCGGTCGCCACATTCAATGAGTCTGCAACTCCAAGCATGGGCATGCGCACCTGTAGATCGCACGCGTTCATCCAGCCTTCGGTAAGGCCCAGCTGCTCTGTACCGACAACGATCGCCACAGGACCAGAGAGATCGACCTGAGTAAACTCCTTCTCTGCATGAGGCGTTGCCGAGACGATCTTGATCTTCTGCTCTTTTAGCCAGAGAAGGGTCTCGTGCCCTTTCGCCTCGAT
This window of the Chlamydiales bacterium genome carries:
- a CDS encoding aspartate-semialdehyde dehydrogenase; the encoded protein is MRIAIVGATGAVGREMVQVLEKRGFPVRSLRLFASPRSRGVLIPFRGEMVAVEELKPGCFAGIDIALFSAGKRISLEWAAEVKKAGALMVDNSSAFREDPKVPLIIPEINSRAFQSHEGIVSCPNCTTAIMLMALAPLHQRVAIKRIVASTYQAASGAGAVAMEELREETRAHLEGRPFERTAMPFPYAFNLFTHNSPLCEGGHVDEEVKMVRETKKILGSPSIQVSATCVRVPVLRAHSISLNVEFTSRLTSEEAYKILEKSPGVSILEEKGRNRFPMPIDASGQDAILCGRIREDSTQPNTLNLWVVGDQLLKGAALNSIQIAELLIL
- a CDS encoding NADP-dependent isocitrate dehydrogenase: MTEAKVPIAVARGDGIGPEIMEATLHILEEAGAAIEIHEVEIGEKVYLKGSPTGIEPATWETIRRTKAFLKAPITTPQGGGFKSLNVTIRTSLGLFANVRPCVSYSPYVQTKHPNMDLVIIRENEEDLYAGIEYRQTPNVSCSIKLISRAGSEKIVRYAFEYARRYNRKKVTCFTKDNIMKFSDGLFHKVFDEIAAEYPDIVNEHWIVDIGAAKMADTPEAFDVIVLPNLYGDILSDVAAQISGSVGLAGSANIGDFGAMFEAIHGSAPRRAGQNVANPSGLLLGSVLMLQHIGQPHVAARIHNAWLKTIEEGVHTYDIFKEKTSKLKVGTKEFAQAVARNLGKKPEKLKPVAYEMSPKVTTLHVSKSEESKRELVGVDVFIYSNDPAQTFYKKLVPVDVSPLLLNMISNRGARIWPEGQPETFCIEQYRCRFMHKMKNHKVGSDEIVELLKKLHFLGHDIIKTEYLYTFDGTPGFSSAQG
- a CDS encoding KpsF/GutQ family sugar-phosphate isomerase, with the protein product MIKELFNEQRRYLNTFFDQIDAEQAQAFLDACLQCRGLIVFTGVGKSGIIAEKIATTLVSTGTKALHLPPTNFLHGDLGMMTSDDMLILISKSGETEELLTLLPFARRRGVKLLSIVSNPHSRLARESDLSISLPVEKELCPFDLAPTTSTEVQLIFGDALAIAMMKAKEFSLNEYALNHPSGNIGKKATLSVNDIMIKEGKVPLCGPDDRLVDTLVELSNKQCGCLLVVDEKKKLLGIFTDGDLRRALQSQGANVLERKMQSLMTAAAIRVPQNILAWDAVKIMQKDPKKWVMVVPVVDDERVVGIIRMHDVVQAGLA
- a CDS encoding 2-oxo acid dehydrogenase subunit E2 translates to MSEEYKIALPKLGESIVSATIVQWFKKVGDTVQLDEPLLEVSTDKVNSEIPSPVAGILTEILAQPDQELSVGEALAIVVKSGSSSAQKSVEMPAQKRVEESSTSTEMQGFFSPALLRLAAEKGISLDVLQKLPGTGEGGRITKRDLESYAEKKSCPAAAAAKQACAPTPPSGEVEHLKMSGMRKAIADNMVRSFYEAPHATLVTQVDVTDVLKLIQKEKESFQAKHGAKLTLTAFVARAIAKALQEYPLINSSLEKDTIVVKHFVNLGIAVSIDQGLMVPVIKQSQKMEIPELAKAIGDLSAAARSGKLAPDSGAGGTITLTNFGMTGVQIGIPIIRYPEVAIVGIGAACKQVVPLEDDLLAVRSLMYVSLTFDHRVLDGIYGCGFLSALKKQIETNLSL
- a CDS encoding RNA pseudouridine synthase, with product MNPAVLFFDNHLFVAFKPAGLATQPASGDGGRNLEEWAKMWLKAEMKKEGNVFLAAIHRLDKPVSGLVLFARSSKALSRLNEMMRERTIQKRYLAHVEGRVPAQEGRLEHYLIHDDFRARVASKENAEAKKAILTYKQVAPQIVEIDLETGRYHQIRAQFAAIGCPIIGDRKYGSQKPFGPPNTQAIALQHILLELTHPVTKAPLSFSLPPHLALSVFC
- a CDS encoding SIS domain-containing protein, translating into MKDQILQAVEDGVRAIEFLKQPSSLAFMESAAEMISDCFRKGKKILIAGNGGSLCDAMHFAEELTGVFRHKRPALPAIALSCPGHISCVANDLGYEDVFSRSIEALGQEGDVFIALTTSGNSANLVTAVPFARARGLKTISFLGKSGGKLRGQSDLELQVSGFTYSDRIQEAHMTAIHIIIEMVEKHLFAYAGAESQ
- the lpxK gene encoding tetraacyldisaccharide 4'-kinase, with translation MGPLMKEQIEKYILDVIEERRPAPLTRGVLSILSTFFQTAVRARNWGYDKRIFKRVRASLPVVSIGNIAAGGTGKTPLIHLLAKELGAEKRVAILTRGYRGDLKGNSLNISALEPAEAKRYGDEPFWLSHKLPEASVWVGKDRVRSAELAAQKNATLLLLDDGMQYRALERDFEIVILDGKDLFAKGAFLPKGLLRDDPKRLKQADLIVINHVYDTIHYGRCLRQLAPYTSAPVAAMRYSFKETEFLKGKKVGAFCALGRPERFLELLRLAGCTIIDDLIALDHRPFDERQLKAFAERCKQRGADLLVCTEKDAVKLPRALELSLPIKSLEVEIQWTAGQADWQECIKKIVREAHE
- the nhaD gene encoding sodium:proton antiporter NhaD, which gives rise to MGIPLGFLVGVFIVGYLLMIFEFYVKVNKTAVSLFLAVACWMIYFTWANGPPNEMLGELTIHVSKASQIIFFLLGAMTLVELVDSHKGFKIITDSIYSPSKRKMLWTVAIFSFFLSSILDNLTTTILMISLLRKMIPRLEERIVPACIIVIAANAGGAWTPIGDITTTMLWIDGQLSSIAVIKALFLPSIISLLVPLAIFSFTEKGKFTKIVEESHKSHEEPYGRLIFYLGVCGLIFVPIFKAWTGLPPFMGMLISLAVLWLVTDILHHNHHEKRHHLRVPFILTKIDTSSVLFFLGILLSMNALETAGLLDRLAHYLSGVIQSQATLATLIGIISAFIDNVPLVAATMGMYPLSEFPMDSSLWHMIAYAAGTGGSLLIIGSASGIALMGMEKIHFFTYAKKATIPVLVGYLAGMGCYLLFS